One genomic region from Terasakiella sp. SH-1 encodes:
- a CDS encoding helix-turn-helix domain-containing protein translates to MAKTATKEVLPGTRGSDTPHPVDVHVGQRVKLRRTLMGMTQGKLGESIGLTFQQIQKYERGANRVSASKLWQLSNVLDVPISFFFEDMPESIRDSFPGYQGETAESDIPEEHLTLHRRQTLELVRTFSRLQDPVIRKRVIDVVRAIAESETVNG, encoded by the coding sequence ATGGCAAAAACTGCAACTAAAGAAGTACTTCCCGGCACGCGTGGAAGTGACACCCCTCACCCCGTTGATGTACATGTCGGCCAACGCGTTAAGCTGCGCCGCACGCTCATGGGTATGACACAGGGAAAGCTGGGGGAAAGCATTGGGCTGACTTTCCAGCAAATTCAAAAATACGAACGTGGCGCAAACCGCGTCAGCGCAAGCAAGCTATGGCAACTCAGCAACGTGCTGGATGTGCCGATTTCTTTCTTCTTTGAAGATATGCCCGAAAGCATTCGCGACTCCTTCCCTGGTTATCAGGGTGAAACAGCCGAAAGCGATATTCCAGAAGAGCACCTGACTTTGCACCGCCGCCAAACCTTGGAATTGGTGCGAACTTTCTCTCGCCTTCAAGACCCGGTTATTCGTAAACGTGTGATTGATGTTGTGCGTGCGATTGCAGAAAGTGAAACTGTAAACGGTTAA
- a CDS encoding Crp/Fnr family transcriptional regulator — protein sequence MGAEGKPIAVRKCGTCGGGREDSSLCGLARSGLQSDKLKRTHKVYEVGQNIYLEGDNSDGVYCLKAGLIAIRKTDVNGNSAVVRLVQPGEAFGHRSFLANEKHAGTAEVLVKSKLCFIPKASLDNLLAESPDVAVRFTRRVARDLREIEELYLLTTTQPVRKRLAHLLLGLRTRYANEDGETDETVLELPLSRQELAAAIGTRPETIARTIKKLEEDKLAFFKGRIVTIPSTALLQEDFEADY from the coding sequence ATGGGTGCAGAAGGAAAACCGATCGCTGTGAGAAAATGCGGAACATGTGGTGGCGGACGTGAAGATTCGTCGCTGTGCGGCCTTGCCCGTTCAGGTCTACAATCCGACAAGCTCAAACGTACCCATAAAGTGTATGAAGTCGGCCAGAATATCTACCTTGAAGGCGACAACAGCGATGGTGTCTATTGCCTGAAAGCAGGTCTGATTGCCATTCGTAAGACAGATGTTAATGGGAATTCTGCTGTTGTCCGCTTGGTCCAACCCGGCGAAGCTTTTGGGCATCGTTCCTTTCTTGCCAACGAAAAACATGCAGGTACAGCCGAAGTCCTGGTAAAAAGCAAACTTTGCTTTATCCCAAAGGCCAGTCTGGACAATCTTTTGGCAGAATCCCCGGATGTTGCCGTGCGCTTTACCCGCCGGGTCGCCAGAGATTTACGTGAAATTGAGGAACTATACCTTCTGACCACAACCCAGCCTGTGCGAAAGCGCTTGGCTCACCTGCTTCTTGGCCTGCGCACACGTTATGCCAATGAAGATGGCGAAACGGACGAAACAGTCCTTGAGCTTCCCCTCTCTCGTCAGGAACTGGCCGCTGCAATCGGAACACGCCCGGAAACCATTGCCCGTACAATCAAAAAACTGGAAGAAGATAAGCTGGCTTTCTTCAAAGGTCGTATTGTTACGATCCCAAGCACAGCGCTTCTTCAAGAAGATTTTGAAGCTGACTATTAA
- a CDS encoding bifunctional acetate--CoA ligase family protein/GNAT family N-acetyltransferase has protein sequence MGIRNLQKMFSPSSICVIGASKNKNDDAHLVIQNLTQGGFNGPVMPISTDQTAIGGILTYKDVASLPLLPDLAIICCEARSPKEDLENLAQNGVKSAILIGKAETALEAEYTNELTRTYGIRILGPDSMGAIIPSKNLNASTLHLPVQPGKIAFVSQSDSMSSTVLDWANAHGVGFSHFISLGNSSGIDYGDIIDYLGSDPFTRAILLYMESIHERRNFMSAARAAARNKPILVMKTGKHEAVSLMTQSHTGAMAGSDLVYDAAFKRAGMLRVNSIAELFAAAETLSVTKPFKGKRLAVISNGGGLNIISSDHLLDNGGELAEFSDETKEKIQNLLKKSPSISNPVDLGANADGNIYAQAYEIVKTSKEADCILFLHAPNKHCDSTQCAQKLAEAHKKLKGHILTCWVGEESIKQARKVFEENQIPTYTSPRMAITAFMHIVQYLENQEMLMETPQRVPADIKPARLKVRKIIDEALSRGENWLKETDTKQILKAYGIDTVESHFVTSMEEARKTACEIGFPVVVKIISQDVVHKSDVGGVVLSLTTEQSVEDAICGIKERVTAYNPDAVIDGYIVQKMVSMPMAHELIAGMTHDPVFGPVMLFGEGGTATELIGDRAIALPPLNMGLAKDVISRTNISRLLDGYRDHPEVDKNALCQLLIELSEICIDFPEILEMDINPIFSSKDGALAVDSRMRIQECTKKFPNRRLAIRPYPAELEESFTLRNGRETLIRPIRPEDEPAHNEFMTKISPEDIRFRFFGSVRKLPHSEMARLTQIDYDREMAFIAQAPHEEDGHMETLGVVRTGTDPNNDEAEYAILVRSDLKGQKLGWKLLNKMIEYCRSRGTAYFTGQILRENRPMLDMVKAMGFEAHTIMEEDIVEVRLKLQK, from the coding sequence ATGGGTATTCGCAATTTACAAAAAATGTTTTCGCCAAGTTCGATCTGTGTCATCGGCGCCAGTAAGAATAAAAATGATGACGCCCATCTGGTCATTCAAAACCTGACCCAAGGCGGCTTTAACGGCCCCGTCATGCCGATTAGCACAGATCAAACTGCCATTGGCGGGATTTTGACATATAAAGATGTTGCCTCCCTGCCCCTGTTGCCAGATTTGGCAATCATCTGCTGTGAAGCCCGCTCCCCGAAAGAAGACCTTGAGAACTTGGCCCAAAATGGGGTGAAATCAGCAATTTTAATAGGAAAAGCTGAAACAGCTCTTGAAGCAGAATATACAAATGAGCTGACACGCACATACGGCATTCGCATTCTGGGACCTGACAGTATGGGGGCGATTATCCCCAGCAAAAACCTGAATGCCAGCACCCTTCACTTACCTGTTCAACCGGGTAAGATTGCCTTTGTGTCACAATCTGATTCGATGTCCAGCACCGTACTGGACTGGGCAAATGCCCACGGCGTCGGTTTTTCACACTTTATTTCACTGGGCAATAGTTCCGGGATTGATTACGGCGATATTATCGACTACCTCGGCAGTGACCCCTTTACCCGAGCAATTCTGCTTTATATGGAATCTATCCATGAACGCCGCAATTTCATGTCAGCGGCACGGGCAGCAGCACGCAACAAACCCATCTTGGTGATGAAAACAGGAAAGCACGAAGCCGTCTCCCTGATGACCCAATCTCATACCGGGGCAATGGCAGGCAGCGATCTGGTTTATGATGCGGCCTTCAAACGTGCTGGGATGCTGCGGGTGAATAGTATTGCAGAACTTTTTGCCGCTGCTGAAACCCTTTCTGTGACCAAACCTTTTAAAGGCAAAAGGCTGGCTGTGATCTCCAATGGTGGGGGCTTGAACATTATCTCCAGTGATCACCTGCTAGATAATGGTGGGGAACTGGCTGAATTTTCAGACGAAACCAAAGAGAAAATTCAAAACCTTCTCAAAAAGTCCCCATCAATCAGCAATCCTGTTGATCTGGGGGCTAATGCTGATGGCAATATTTACGCCCAAGCCTATGAGATTGTGAAAACCAGTAAAGAAGCAGACTGTATTCTCTTCCTCCATGCCCCAAATAAGCATTGCGACAGCACACAATGTGCACAAAAACTGGCAGAGGCCCATAAAAAGCTAAAGGGTCATATTCTGACCTGTTGGGTGGGCGAAGAGAGCATTAAACAAGCCCGCAAGGTTTTTGAAGAGAATCAAATTCCGACTTATACCTCTCCACGTATGGCAATCACGGCCTTTATGCATATAGTGCAGTATCTGGAAAACCAGGAAATGTTGATGGAGACCCCCCAACGTGTTCCCGCAGATATTAAACCGGCTCGCCTTAAGGTGCGTAAAATTATTGATGAGGCGCTGTCTCGTGGTGAGAACTGGCTAAAAGAAACAGATACCAAACAAATCCTGAAAGCTTATGGCATTGATACGGTCGAATCCCACTTTGTGACCTCTATGGAAGAAGCCCGTAAAACTGCTTGCGAGATCGGGTTTCCGGTTGTGGTCAAAATCATCTCACAAGATGTTGTGCATAAATCAGATGTGGGTGGTGTCGTTCTGTCTTTAACCACAGAACAAAGTGTCGAAGACGCTATTTGCGGGATCAAGGAGCGCGTAACGGCCTACAATCCCGATGCTGTGATTGATGGTTATATTGTGCAAAAAATGGTCTCTATGCCTATGGCACACGAATTAATTGCCGGGATGACCCATGACCCGGTTTTCGGCCCTGTCATGTTATTTGGTGAAGGTGGCACCGCAACTGAACTGATTGGTGATCGTGCCATTGCCTTGCCCCCCTTAAATATGGGATTGGCCAAAGATGTAATTTCACGCACGAATATCAGCCGCCTGCTTGATGGTTATCGCGACCACCCCGAAGTGGATAAGAATGCCCTGTGTCAGCTGTTAATCGAACTTTCTGAAATCTGCATTGATTTCCCGGAAATCCTTGAAATGGATATCAACCCGATCTTTAGTTCAAAAGATGGGGCACTGGCTGTTGATTCCAGAATGCGTATTCAGGAATGTACAAAAAAATTCCCTAACCGTCGTCTTGCTATTCGCCCCTACCCGGCAGAACTGGAAGAAAGCTTCACCTTGCGCAATGGCCGCGAAACCTTGATACGCCCCATTCGCCCGGAAGACGAACCCGCCCATAATGAATTTATGACGAAAATTTCACCCGAAGATATTCGCTTCCGTTTCTTTGGCTCTGTGCGCAAACTCCCACACAGTGAAATGGCCCGACTGACCCAAATTGACTATGACCGGGAAATGGCCTTTATCGCCCAGGCCCCCCATGAAGAAGATGGTCACATGGAAACACTGGGGGTCGTTCGTACAGGAACCGACCCCAATAATGATGAAGCCGAATATGCCATTTTAGTGCGCTCTGACCTTAAAGGGCAGAAACTGGGCTGGAAACTGCTCAACAAAATGATTGAATATTGCCGCTCACGCGGGACAGCTTACTTCACAGGACAGATTTTACGCGAAAACAGGCCCATGCTGGATATGGTCAAAGCCATGGGGTTTGAAGCCCATACAATCATGGAAGAAGATATCGTCGAAGTGCGCCTTAAATTACAAAAGTAA
- a CDS encoding TolC family outer membrane protein encodes MRARYFISTCIGALMAFSATTETLAASLETELSNMLVDHPKLKAAQKTTQSATKNIDVQEAAQMPTVSVTSDYGYEWITNPTERSNSDGKDDSSMMRQTAGITVTQNLFDGFAKNSNVRKARLSKEEQSFEENKEEQTLLLEGIETYLNVLKHARRIDYAKENEANIRTQMELEDERVRRGSGIGIDVLNAKSRLQTAKDKRVEYEGNLAKAADQYMQIFGHAPDIAAMVDPNPPLDLIPQTMDEAIEIALKTNPQLLKQDVTAEIAKENKRTVQAEYYPSVDLVGSMNYERDKGATAGTRRDYSVLLEANWDLFSGFSTEYSMKKAVFDYAASKNTYEYTARKQIEGTRKAWHNLETTRERLSLKENDVILKEEIFIDTRKQRENGAEGVDVLNVLDREKEVYETKIQYAELFYDTRLAIYSVLFATGQLTPDVLNLE; translated from the coding sequence GTGCGGGCTCGTTATTTCATCAGCACCTGTATTGGTGCGTTGATGGCATTTTCTGCCACAACTGAAACGCTTGCTGCCAGTCTGGAAACAGAACTGAGCAATATGCTTGTCGACCACCCCAAACTAAAAGCTGCGCAAAAGACAACACAATCTGCCACAAAAAACATTGATGTTCAGGAAGCGGCTCAAATGCCAACGGTTTCTGTTACAAGCGACTATGGCTATGAATGGATAACCAACCCAACAGAACGCAGTAATTCTGATGGCAAGGACGATTCATCCATGATGCGTCAAACAGCAGGCATCACCGTAACACAAAACCTGTTTGATGGTTTTGCTAAAAACTCAAATGTGCGCAAGGCCCGCTTAAGCAAAGAAGAACAAAGCTTTGAAGAAAACAAAGAAGAACAGACACTGCTTCTGGAAGGCATTGAAACCTACCTGAATGTTCTCAAGCATGCACGTCGCATTGATTATGCCAAAGAAAATGAAGCCAATATCCGCACACAAATGGAATTGGAAGATGAACGGGTTCGCCGTGGGTCTGGTATCGGTATTGATGTTCTCAATGCGAAATCACGCCTTCAAACGGCAAAAGATAAACGCGTCGAATATGAAGGTAATTTGGCAAAAGCGGCTGACCAATATATGCAAATTTTTGGTCATGCCCCCGATATTGCTGCGATGGTTGACCCCAACCCGCCGCTGGATTTAATCCCGCAAACGATGGATGAAGCCATTGAAATTGCGCTTAAAACAAACCCGCAATTACTAAAACAAGACGTAACAGCTGAAATTGCCAAAGAAAACAAACGGACCGTTCAGGCGGAATATTACCCTTCCGTTGATCTTGTCGGTTCCATGAACTACGAACGTGACAAAGGGGCAACAGCGGGAACCCGACGCGATTATTCCGTATTGCTTGAAGCAAACTGGGATTTGTTCAGCGGTTTTTCAACTGAATATTCCATGAAAAAGGCTGTGTTTGATTATGCAGCCTCCAAAAACACATATGAATATACAGCGCGTAAACAAATCGAAGGTACGCGTAAAGCCTGGCACAATCTTGAAACCACACGTGAGCGCCTGTCTTTAAAAGAAAATGATGTCATTCTTAAAGAAGAGATCTTTATTGATACCCGCAAGCAACGTGAAAACGGAGCTGAAGGCGTGGATGTCTTAAACGTTTTGGATCGTGAAAAAGAAGTCTATGAGACAAAAATTCAGTATGCTGAACTTTTCTACGATACCCGTCTGGCAATTTATTCCGTCTTATTTGCGACAGGCCAGCTGACACCTGATGTTTTAAATTTGGAATAA
- a CDS encoding adenylate/guanylate cyclase domain-containing protein, whose product MPTDKKGRVWPHFSKHDKAKYVSARDVLSGVVDPKMIRGKLILVGTSAVGLLDIRSTPVEGTLPGVEVHANVIEAVVDKAFLSRPPNMNGAEFMLTLGAGLIMIILVPMIGAKWTLVLFLLIAGGSGGASWYLFAEKKLLFDAGFAMLSTLGIYVQLTYMGYAAEEAQKKQVRSAFSHYMSPALVERLAEDPTQLKLGGENRDMTLLFCDVRGFTSISELFDAEGLTKLINKFLTPLTNVILQRRGTIDKYMGDCIMAFWNAPLDDENHERNGCLSALEMIDSLVAVNERLEKEAEEEGRPHIPLRIGIGLNTGTCCVGNMGSDQRFDYSVLGDAVNLASRLEGQSKTYGVTIVIGESTYKNVQDLACIELDLIMVKGKTEAVRIYSVLGDDKIAQKSLFTDYAKHHGELLVHYRNQEWAKVREMIVTANQMIDELGMDHHGLYDLYEDRMLAYETSPPGADWDGVFVATTK is encoded by the coding sequence TTGCCAACGGATAAAAAAGGGCGTGTCTGGCCGCATTTCTCAAAGCATGACAAGGCAAAATATGTATCTGCCCGTGATGTGTTAAGTGGCGTTGTTGATCCTAAAATGATCCGGGGCAAGCTGATCCTTGTTGGAACATCTGCTGTGGGCTTGCTTGATATTCGCTCAACACCTGTTGAAGGGACACTGCCGGGGGTTGAAGTTCACGCCAATGTGATTGAGGCTGTTGTCGACAAGGCGTTCTTGAGCCGCCCCCCTAATATGAACGGCGCGGAATTTATGCTGACACTGGGGGCTGGCCTTATCATGATCATTTTGGTGCCCATGATTGGGGCCAAATGGACATTGGTGCTGTTTTTGTTGATTGCCGGTGGTTCCGGTGGGGCATCCTGGTATTTGTTTGCGGAGAAAAAACTGCTCTTTGATGCCGGATTTGCCATGTTGTCGACACTTGGGATTTATGTCCAACTGACTTATATGGGCTATGCTGCGGAAGAGGCGCAGAAAAAGCAAGTCCGTTCGGCCTTTTCACATTATATGTCACCGGCTCTTGTTGAGCGTCTGGCAGAAGACCCAACCCAGCTTAAACTGGGTGGGGAAAACCGTGATATGACGTTGCTTTTCTGCGATGTACGCGGCTTTACCTCTATTTCAGAATTGTTTGATGCCGAAGGGTTGACCAAGCTGATCAATAAATTTCTCACGCCTTTGACCAATGTGATTTTGCAACGCCGTGGTACGATCGATAAATATATGGGCGATTGTATTATGGCATTTTGGAATGCACCTCTGGATGATGAAAACCATGAACGCAATGGCTGTTTATCTGCCCTTGAAATGATTGATTCCCTTGTCGCTGTTAATGAACGTTTGGAAAAAGAGGCTGAAGAAGAAGGCCGCCCCCACATTCCCTTGCGCATCGGGATTGGTTTGAATACAGGGACCTGTTGTGTGGGTAATATGGGGTCAGACCAGCGTTTTGATTATTCTGTTCTGGGAGATGCCGTAAACCTTGCGTCACGATTGGAAGGGCAGTCAAAGACCTATGGTGTGACAATTGTGATTGGGGAAAGCACTTATAAAAATGTGCAGGATCTCGCCTGTATCGAACTAGACCTGATTATGGTGAAAGGTAAAACCGAGGCTGTTCGTATTTATTCTGTTCTTGGGGATGACAAGATCGCGCAGAAGTCTTTGTTTACTGATTATGCCAAACATCATGGCGAATTATTGGTCCATTACCGTAATCAGGAATGGGCCAAAGTGCGTGAAATGATTGTCACGGCAAATCAGATGATTGATGAGCTGGGAATGGACCATCATGGCCTGTATGATCTTTATGAAGACCGTATGCTGGCTTATGAAACCTCTCCACCGGGGGCTGACTGGGATGGTGTCTTTGTGGCGACAACCAAGTAA
- a CDS encoding CHASE2 domain-containing protein, whose translation MADEKKKDKKKPGRLRKFFSAARLTGLVFLVGLLAVQILDPYPVQFLRIKTFDMFQRAEPREVKTRPVTIVDLDEESLAEVGQWPWPRTIIADMVANLFKMGAGVVAFDIAFPEPDRLSPNMIAQNVRGLDPSVEKTIRGLPSNDAYFANIIRQTRVVLGQAGFDRKIEDQVYRPPVKKSIAFRGEKPHKFVPILPSLVRNVPEIEKVAAGHGFFSLFPEPDGIVRRVPTLFQFDENIYTGLSIEMLRVATGRRTILVTSDPLGVQKSGSPRG comes from the coding sequence GTGGCTGATGAAAAGAAAAAGGACAAAAAGAAACCAGGGAGATTGAGAAAGTTTTTCTCGGCTGCCCGTTTAACCGGATTGGTTTTTCTTGTGGGCTTACTTGCCGTGCAAATCCTTGATCCTTATCCGGTGCAATTTCTACGTATCAAAACATTTGATATGTTCCAGCGTGCAGAACCTCGCGAGGTTAAAACACGTCCAGTCACAATTGTCGATCTGGATGAGGAAAGTCTGGCGGAGGTTGGGCAATGGCCGTGGCCTCGCACGATTATTGCCGATATGGTTGCCAACCTGTTTAAAATGGGGGCTGGCGTTGTCGCATTCGATATTGCATTTCCGGAACCAGACCGCTTATCGCCCAATATGATTGCGCAAAATGTGCGTGGACTGGACCCCAGTGTTGAAAAAACGATTCGGGGGTTGCCGAGCAACGATGCCTATTTTGCCAATATCATTCGCCAAACCCGCGTGGTGCTGGGGCAAGCTGGCTTTGATCGAAAAATTGAAGATCAGGTCTATCGACCTCCGGTAAAAAAATCCATCGCCTTTAGAGGGGAAAAACCCCATAAATTTGTTCCTATTCTGCCTTCTTTGGTGAGAAATGTGCCTGAAATTGAAAAAGTGGCGGCAGGTCATGGCTTTTTCTCTCTTTTCCCTGAACCTGACGGGATTGTCAGGCGTGTACCGACCCTGTTCCAGTTTGATGAAAATATCTATACGGGCCTATCCATTGAAATGCTGCGCGTTGCGACAGGGCGACGCACTATCCTTGTAACATCTGATCCGTTGGGGGTTCAAAAGTCGGGATCGCCAAGGGGTTAA
- a CDS encoding ATP-binding cassette domain-containing protein yields MLPTSFDWLKPLLKPLTKTFREVMVMSFFVNMLALVVPVFVLQVYDRVVFNAGIETLQGLVIGVILVLVFDYTLRQTRSKIMQRVALKIDVEVGRKLFRQFTSVPLQTLESKPAAFWQTMFRDVDTVRNTLSGGTAILLVDLPFVFLFLGLILVLALPIAWVFLIILPMFLFVAWRSGKVINAASQEEKKTALSRDDLVAGVIAGRTTIKALAMDKTLESTWEDRHADNIENSIIRGGKADAYTNLGMTLTLLTTISLTTVGAIAIINQELTMGALIATNMLSGRLLGPMNQLVGSWRAFGGFRQSVERLGQLFDLPIEKQESSVSMGRPQGLISLDKVTFAYGEDSEPVVNGVSFSLKPGALTALVGRNGSGKTTLVKIIQGLYTPQSGRVLLDKADIKQFTRHELAGWVGYVPQECALLHGTVRENLAFARPEASDDEIIDACKATGVHDTIIDLPDGYGSDIGEAGRRLSGGQKQRLTISRALLGNPPVLLLDEPSGSLDRQAEEELRDLLAKLSQDHTIILVTHSPILLAACANMIVMDKGQIALAGPTKDVLPKLAQNAQANKKAQQKETPKAQAPSPTLPLEVKEEAQ; encoded by the coding sequence ATGTTACCCACCAGCTTTGATTGGCTTAAACCTCTCCTAAAGCCTTTGACCAAAACATTCAGAGAAGTCATGGTCATGTCCTTCTTTGTAAATATGCTGGCCTTGGTCGTCCCGGTGTTCGTTTTACAAGTCTATGACCGGGTGGTGTTCAATGCCGGAATTGAAACCCTACAAGGGCTTGTCATCGGTGTCATTCTCGTTCTGGTTTTCGATTATACTTTACGCCAGACCCGTTCCAAAATCATGCAACGTGTGGCGTTGAAAATTGATGTCGAAGTGGGGCGAAAACTGTTTCGCCAGTTTACCTCCGTTCCTTTACAAACACTGGAAAGCAAGCCTGCTGCTTTTTGGCAGACCATGTTTCGCGATGTCGATACAGTGCGCAATACCCTAAGTGGTGGCACGGCAATCTTACTGGTGGACCTGCCCTTTGTTTTCCTTTTTCTTGGTCTTATCCTTGTTCTCGCCCTGCCGATTGCCTGGGTGTTCCTGATTATTCTCCCCATGTTTCTATTTGTGGCATGGCGTTCTGGTAAAGTTATTAATGCCGCCAGTCAGGAAGAAAAGAAAACAGCCCTTAGCCGAGATGATCTGGTGGCCGGCGTCATTGCCGGTCGAACAACCATCAAAGCTCTGGCAATGGATAAAACGCTGGAGTCCACATGGGAAGACCGCCACGCCGATAATATTGAAAATTCTATTATCCGGGGGGGCAAAGCCGATGCCTATACCAACCTCGGCATGACTTTGACCTTACTGACGACCATTTCCCTAACAACCGTTGGGGCGATTGCCATTATCAATCAAGAACTCACCATGGGGGCCTTGATTGCAACCAATATGCTTTCCGGGCGTTTGCTTGGCCCTATGAACCAACTGGTGGGTTCCTGGCGTGCCTTTGGCGGATTTCGACAATCTGTTGAACGTTTGGGCCAGCTTTTTGACCTTCCGATCGAAAAACAGGAAAGCTCCGTATCCATGGGGCGCCCGCAAGGGCTGATTAGTCTGGATAAAGTCACCTTTGCGTATGGGGAAGACAGCGAACCTGTTGTCAATGGAGTCAGCTTTAGTCTAAAGCCGGGGGCCCTAACCGCCCTTGTGGGGCGAAACGGCAGTGGTAAAACCACACTGGTTAAAATTATTCAGGGACTTTACACCCCACAAAGCGGGCGCGTTTTGCTGGATAAGGCTGATATTAAGCAATTCACCCGCCATGAATTGGCAGGCTGGGTCGGCTATGTGCCCCAAGAATGTGCCCTTTTGCACGGAACAGTACGCGAAAACCTTGCCTTTGCCCGTCCAGAAGCCAGTGATGATGAAATTATCGACGCCTGCAAAGCCACAGGCGTGCATGACACAATCATTGACCTGCCTGATGGATATGGCAGCGATATCGGTGAAGCAGGTCGTCGCCTTTCCGGTGGACAAAAACAACGCTTGACGATTTCACGTGCCCTTTTGGGCAACCCACCTGTTTTATTATTGGATGAACCTTCCGGCAGTCTGGACCGGCAAGCCGAAGAAGAATTACGAGACCTTCTGGCAAAGCTGTCACAAGACCACACCATTATTTTGGTGACACACAGCCCTATCCTGCTGGCAGCCTGTGCCAATATGATTGTGATGGATAAAGGGCAGATTGCCTTGGCTGGCCCAACAAAAGATGTTTTGCCAAAACTGGCACAAAACGCCCAAGCCAATAAAAAGGCCCAACAAAAAGAAACACCAAAAGCACAAGCCCCCTCCCCCACACTTCCTCTTGAAGTGAAGGAAGAAGCCCAATGA
- a CDS encoding HlyD family type I secretion periplasmic adaptor subunit, with amino-acid sequence MSTRLDVLLKENPLQSFKPVAYGIMVALLTFLIWSVFTMLEEVSVAMGEVVPQGKVKVIQHLEGGIITEIFVKEGDVVRKDSKLAQLDLGTGGVNKEELEVRLDGLLLNRARLVAEGYSKELEFPQEVVEARPGMAAAAQQSFEVRKRDLKNRLNVLNDKLRQKELAVEELETKLKNTKNDLRLSKKRFAMSRDLLKDKLTSKMGHLKLESEVQKLEGEMVTLTKSVPKAKAAMQETKSTIDEEITAFQREAIEELGTVEQSIAQTYELLSKATDQGIRALIKSPIDGVVKNMTYNTVGNVVSAGEPIMEIVPIGENLVIEARLNPIDRGYVEENQDATVKINTYDFVRYGGLDGKVIHVAPDSTTSPEGETYFRVIVQTEKTYLGETEGLYAITPGMEATVDIHTGEKSVMEYLVKPVLKMKHEAFRER; translated from the coding sequence ATGAGTACCCGCCTTGATGTTCTGTTAAAAGAAAACCCGCTCCAAAGCTTCAAACCCGTTGCCTACGGGATCATGGTGGCTCTGCTGACATTTCTGATCTGGAGCGTCTTCACCATGCTTGAAGAAGTTTCCGTCGCGATGGGAGAAGTGGTTCCCCAAGGCAAAGTCAAGGTCATCCAGCATTTGGAAGGCGGAATTATCACGGAAATTTTCGTCAAAGAAGGCGATGTGGTCAGAAAAGACAGCAAACTGGCGCAACTTGATCTTGGTACAGGGGGGGTCAACAAGGAAGAATTGGAAGTGCGCCTTGACGGCCTTCTTCTTAATCGCGCCCGTCTTGTTGCCGAAGGTTACAGCAAAGAACTTGAGTTCCCACAAGAAGTTGTAGAGGCCCGCCCCGGTATGGCCGCCGCTGCACAGCAGTCTTTTGAAGTACGCAAACGGGATTTGAAAAACCGCCTGAATGTCCTTAATGACAAGCTACGCCAGAAAGAGCTGGCCGTGGAAGAACTGGAAACAAAGCTTAAAAACACGAAGAATGACTTGCGTTTAAGTAAAAAACGCTTTGCCATGTCGCGTGATTTGCTGAAAGACAAACTCACATCAAAAATGGGGCATTTAAAACTGGAATCAGAAGTCCAGAAACTGGAAGGTGAAATGGTCACCCTGACCAAATCTGTCCCCAAAGCCAAAGCGGCAATGCAGGAAACCAAAAGCACCATTGATGAAGAAATCACCGCCTTCCAACGTGAAGCGATTGAAGAACTTGGTACGGTGGAACAATCTATCGCCCAAACCTATGAACTTCTTTCCAAGGCAACAGACCAAGGCATACGCGCCCTGATTAAAAGCCCGATTGACGGTGTGGTGAAAAACATGACCTACAATACAGTCGGCAACGTGGTCAGTGCGGGAGAGCCGATTATGGAAATTGTACCCATCGGGGAGAACCTCGTCATCGAAGCCCGCTTAAACCCCATTGATCGGGGCTATGTTGAAGAAAATCAGGATGCCACCGTCAAGATCAACACATATGACTTTGTGCGCTATGGCGGGCTTGACGGTAAAGTGATCCATGTGGCACCGGATTCAACCACCTCACCCGAAGGAGAAACCTATTTCAGAGTCATTGTTCAAACTGAAAAAACCTATCTGGGCGAAACTGAAGGGCTATATGCAATCACACCAGGTATGGAAGCCACTGTTGATATCCATACCGGAGAAAAATCAGTGATGGAATATCTGGTCAAGCCGGTTCTTAAAATGAAACATGAAGCCTTTCGAGAAAGATAA